Genomic window (Nitrospirota bacterium):
CCTCAGGCCACCACCGTCAATCCCGTCCCGGTGATCGGATGAACGCCGACGTGATGGACAAGTTCAAATTGCCGGTCTCGATGTTGGCGCCTACGGTCGAGCCGAGCCGGCTCGGCTTTGCGAACACCAGCGAACTCGATCCGCTCGATGACACGGACACGATCGGGCAGGAGCGGGCGGTCGAAGCCCTGGAATTCGGCCTCCGCGTGCAAAGCGCGGGGTTCAACATCTATGTCTCCGGGCCGGTGGGCACCGGCAAGCGATCCCTGGTTCGTCGGATGGTCAAGCGCTTGGCGCAATCGGCGCCGGCTCCGCCGGACTGGTGCTACGTCCACAACTTTCAGGATCCCACCAGGCCGACCTGTCTGTCGCTGCCTGCCGGCCAAGGGCGGGCATTCATGCGCGCGATGGCCGCGTTCGTCGAGAGCATGCGCCGAGAAATTCCCGCCGCGTTCGAGAGCAAAGCGTACCTCGACGCGAAGGCGAAGATCGTCGAGGAGAACGACGCGAAGAAGAAGGTGCTGTTCCAAGAGCTGACCGAGCTGGGGAGGATGCGCGGCTTCGGCTTCGAGGAAACGCCGATGGGCTTCGGCCTCGTGCCGCTGCGGGGCGGACGACCCTTGACGGAACAGCAGATCGAATCGCTGTCGGAAGACGAGCAGCGCGACCTCACCGAGCGGCGCAAGGCGCTCGAAAGCGAAATCCGGGACTTTCGCGTGAAGGTCCATGCCCTAGACCACGAGGCGGAGCAGCGGCTCCTCGACATGGATCGTCAAGTCGTCGTCCATGTGCTGGAGGTGAGATTTCAGGCGCTCCGCAAACCTTATGAGCGGTTGCCGGCGGTGTATGCGTACTTGGACCAGGTCCGGCAGGATATGGTCGCCAACTACAAGGACTTCGTTCCCCGCGAAGGTCCCCTGCTGCCGATCCCGGGGTTCGAGCCGCCGGGACGCCGCTCGGATCTGACCCGGTACCAGGTCAACCTCATCGTGGAACACAAGGCCGACGGCGGCGCGCCGGTGGTGGATGAACCTCATCCGACCTACACGAATCTCGTCGGCAAGATCGAGCGGAAAGCCCACCTGGGCGTCATGTACACCGACTTCACCGAAATCAGAGCCGGAGCGTTCCTGCAGGCGAGCGGCGGCTTTCTGATTCTCAACGCGCTCGACATTTTGCGACAGCCCTTTTCCTGGGACGCGCTGAAACGCGTGATCCGAACGGGAGCGGTCAAGATCGAGGATCCCAGTGAGTTTTTCGGGCTCTCGACCGCCGGTCTCAGGCCCGAACCTATCCCGGTGGAGGTGAAGGTGATTTTGGTCGGTCCTCCGGCCATCTATCATCTCCTGCAAGCCTTCGAAGAGGATTTTCCCAAGATCTTCAAGGTGAAGGCGGACTTCGATCTCGACGTCGATCGGGATGACCGGCAGGAGCGACAGTATGCCCGGTTCATCGCCCGCCTCTGCCGCGACGAACAGCTCCCGCCTTTTCGCGCGGACGCGGTCGCCGAGGTGATCCGCGAGGGGTTCCGCCTCGCGGAGCGTCACGACCGGCTCTCGCTTCAGTTCAGCCTGGTCAGCGATGTGGCGCGGGAAGCGGGCTTCTGGGCCAGACGCGACGGGCGAACCTTCGTCACCCGGGCCGACGTCGAGGCCGCCGTCGCGCATAAACGACACCGCGCGAATCTGTCCGAGCAACGGGTGCAGGACGAGATCAAAGAAGGCACCCTGATCGTCGATCTCGACGGCGAAGTCGTCGGGCAGGTCAACGGTCTCTCCGTGCACCAGATGGGCGACTATGCGTTCGGGCGCCCCTGCCGGATCACCGCCAGAACGTTCGTGGGCACCAAGGGCCTTATCGACATCCAGCGGGAAGCCGAGATGGCCGGTCACATCCACAGCAAAGGCGTGATGATCTTAGCCGGGTTCCTGGCCGGGAAATTCGCCGGCGCCCACCCCTTCGCCTTGAGCGCAAGCCTCACCTTCGAGCAGACCTACTCGGAAGTCGAAGGCGACAGCGCCGCCGTCGCGGAACTCGCCGCGGTGCTCTCCAGCCTGGCCGACGTGCCCGTGCGGCAGTGGCTGGCGGTCACAGGCTCGGTCAACCAACTCGGCGAAGTGCAGCCGATCGGCGGCGTGAACGAGAAGATCGAGGGGTTTTTTGAGTCGTGCAAGAAGCATGGGCTCATCGGGCGCCACGGGGTCATTATTCCGGCCCGCAATACGAAGCACCTGACTCTGAGACG
Coding sequences:
- a CDS encoding ATP-binding protein; this encodes MNADVMDKFKLPVSMLAPTVEPSRLGFANTSELDPLDDTDTIGQERAVEALEFGLRVQSAGFNIYVSGPVGTGKRSLVRRMVKRLAQSAPAPPDWCYVHNFQDPTRPTCLSLPAGQGRAFMRAMAAFVESMRREIPAAFESKAYLDAKAKIVEENDAKKKVLFQELTELGRMRGFGFEETPMGFGLVPLRGGRPLTEQQIESLSEDEQRDLTERRKALESEIRDFRVKVHALDHEAEQRLLDMDRQVVVHVLEVRFQALRKPYERLPAVYAYLDQVRQDMVANYKDFVPREGPLLPIPGFEPPGRRSDLTRYQVNLIVEHKADGGAPVVDEPHPTYTNLVGKIERKAHLGVMYTDFTEIRAGAFLQASGGFLILNALDILRQPFSWDALKRVIRTGAVKIEDPSEFFGLSTAGLRPEPIPVEVKVILVGPPAIYHLLQAFEEDFPKIFKVKADFDLDVDRDDRQERQYARFIARLCRDEQLPPFRADAVAEVIREGFRLAERHDRLSLQFSLVSDVAREAGFWARRDGRTFVTRADVEAAVAHKRHRANLSEQRVQDEIKEGTLIVDLDGEVVGQVNGLSVHQMGDYAFGRPCRITARTFVGTKGLIDIQREAEMAGHIHSKGVMILAGFLAGKFAGAHPFALSASLTFEQTYSEVEGDSAAVAELAAVLSSLADVPVRQWLAVTGSVNQLGEVQPIGGVNEKIEGFFESCKKHGLIGRHGVIIPARNTKHLTLRREVVDAVEAGAFAVYGVNMVEEALEILTGMPAGERGPDGDYPPDSIYGRAARRLAEMARAVAAWGELRRPNVE